CCGGGCATGCTCTTCGCGCCAATAATTTTGTGGCTGTCGCTGCACGTCGACGCATCCCCGTATCCAATGTCCAACGTGGTTTGGAATATGCTCTCGGTGAGGGCTGGATTGAGGAAGGGCCCAATGGATCTCTTCGCCTTACCGAGTTGGGGTTTCGTGAAATGCCAGAGATTATATAGGCATTGCATCACATGACAGAGCGCAAATCTGACATTAGTCCTGAGCATTTTTCTTGGTTAGTGTCTGTCCGGGATCATGCTGATTGTTGGCAGAGTTTTCTGAGCATGATGCGGATGGAAGCAAGGCGCAGGAAAGCCAGCGCCTTGCGGGTGCGGCACTCCCAATCCTTCGCCAGCCGCCGGCAGCGATTGAGCCAACCAATCGTCCGCTCCACGATCCAGCGCTTGGGCAGGACCTCGAACCCGACCGCCTGATCCGACCGCTTGACGATTTCCACCGTCACAGACCGGCAGACCCGTTCCAACGCCTCCCGGAACACCGGCCCCTGGTAGCCGCCATCTGCATACAGCTTCAGCAGGAACGGGTAGAGACTAAACAGCGTCGCCATGACCCATACGCCGCCATCACGATCCTGCACGTCGGCCGGATGCACCAGAGCATGCATCAGCAGACCTTGCGTATCGACGAGGAGATGGCGCTTCTTGCCTTTGATCTTCTTGCCCGCATCATAGCCGGACGGGTCGATCGTGCGCCCCCTTTTTCCGCGCTCTTGACGCTCTGGCTGTCAATGATCGCTGCCGTTGGGCTGGCCTCACGTCCTGCCTGTTCGCGGCAGAGAACGTAGAGGGTGTGATGGATGCGCAGGAGAGTTCCGTCGTAATCCCATAGATCGAAGTAGCCATGCACCGTCGAGCGAGGCGGTAGATCTTTTGGGATAGCGCGCCATTGGCACCCCGTTCCAAGGACATACATCAAGCCGTTGACCACCTCGCGCAGATCAACCGTTCGTTTGTTTCCCCCGCGTCGAGCCGGCGGGAGAAGGGGAGCAACAAGCGCCCATTCCTCATCCGTCAAATCAGTGGGATAGCGAAGCTTGCTGCGGTCGTACCGCTGGCGGTTCTCAGGCGTCCACATCGCTCAAGCATACGCCTGTCGGCGCGAACCGCAACGCGCTCCGAAAAAACAAATTCTTCCCGGACAGACTCTCAGTAGAAGGCCGCTCTGCTAACCAGAAAAGTACTCTTGAACTGTATCGTTTAATCCATGATAATGAGGATCAGTTAAATCGGAATGTTGAGCAATATGAGGCTGCCAAAGAACTAACTGGGGTGGCATTTTCTTTATGGAGAGCTGTATTTCTAAGTGATACAACTGAAGAGTTTAAAAATAAATTTGCAGACTTAAATAAATTTCTTATCAGTCTAATATCTGATAACACAGTTTTGTATATAACTGACAAAAACTCGCGAAATTGGTCTTTTCATTATTATCTAGAAAATGCAAACTCTCGACTGAGAAAAATTGCAGATGGCGACTTGCAATTGGTTGACAAAAAAGAACTTGATACACCAACCAAATCAGATAAAGAAGAATGGATTTCTGCTCAAAAAACATTAGATTTAGCAATAGAAAGACTTGCAAGCAATCTTAATAGTTCAAAATAAAATCTTATATCATAATACATAAAACGAATTATCAAAATAAAAATTTATCTTATTTTGAGGCAATAATGAAATCGATACTATCAATGTTTTGATAGTATCGATTTCATGAATACATAATCAGAGAAATTTTATATTCATGCGAGGCTTACTGGTGTATTCGGTCCAATGAAGCCTGCCCTACTGGAACGGTCCAGATCGGCATGCCTTGGGTCCACATGAGTGGGATCTCAGATTGGAAAGTGCTGTTGTCCGGCTTCTGAGACCCGTCTGGACCGGCTA
This window of the Methylobacterium sp. SyP6R genome carries:
- a CDS encoding IS5 family transposase (programmed frameshift), with the protein product MWTPENRQRYDRSKLRYPTDLTDEEWALVAPLLPPARRGGNKRTVDLREVVNGLMYVLGTGCQWRAIPKDLPPRSTVHGYFDLWDYDGTLLRIHHTLYVLCREQAGREASPTAAIIDSQSVKSAEKGGARFDPSGYDAGKKIKGKKRHLLVDTQGLLMHALVHPADVQDRDGGVWVMATLFSLYPFLLKLYADGGYQGPVFREALERVCRSVTVEIVKRSDQAVGFEVLPKRWIVERTIGWLNRCRRLAKDWECRTRKALAFLRLASIRIMLRKLCQQSA